In Candidatus Eremiobacterota bacterium, one genomic interval encodes:
- a CDS encoding lytic transglycosylase domain-containing protein → MFSFLGLRLRVSVTTVLCAAMTSAAIPGPAAAQTSDSAVTRYAAALGSANARLPLAARRDLAERVLLLSSYYKLDSSLLAALVTVESAWRARAVSPVGALGYGQLMPGTASALQVDALEPYENLDGTARYLRRMLNRFAGRDQQTRMQLALASYNAGAGAVDRYHGVPPYRETRAYVSNVLHLRQRFIASVGVRVSHDIEPLLLNSPPPLTLRRAQGDGAARHHAKTRQRALAHTKHRLRSPHLGTIDLSSVALQTPPPVRYETSHSFVARLFGLKHRVAAPSSPAPAANVPAADY, encoded by the coding sequence ATGTTCTCTTTCCTCGGTCTGCGTTTGCGCGTTTCTGTGACGACGGTGCTCTGCGCGGCGATGACCAGCGCTGCGATACCCGGTCCTGCCGCCGCGCAGACAAGCGACAGCGCCGTCACGCGCTATGCGGCGGCGCTCGGCTCGGCAAACGCGCGCCTTCCGCTGGCAGCACGGCGCGATCTCGCCGAGCGCGTGCTGCTGCTCTCGTCCTACTACAAGCTCGATTCGTCGCTGCTTGCCGCGCTCGTCACGGTCGAATCGGCCTGGCGCGCTCGCGCCGTCTCGCCGGTCGGCGCGCTCGGCTACGGGCAGCTGATGCCGGGGACGGCCTCGGCGCTGCAGGTCGACGCGCTCGAGCCGTACGAGAACTTGGACGGAACCGCGCGCTACCTGCGCCGGATGCTGAACCGCTTCGCCGGCCGCGACCAGCAAACGCGGATGCAGCTCGCGCTCGCCTCGTACAACGCCGGTGCCGGCGCGGTCGACCGCTATCACGGCGTCCCGCCGTACCGCGAGACGCGCGCGTACGTCTCGAACGTCCTCCACCTGCGGCAGAGGTTCATCGCGTCGGTCGGCGTGCGCGTTTCGCACGACATCGAACCGCTGCTCTTGAATTCGCCACCACCGCTCACCCTTCGACGAGCTCAGGGTGACGGTGCAGCGCGGCACCACGCGAAGACCAGACAGCGTGCACTTGCGCACACGAAACATCGGCTGCGCTCGCCGCATCTCGGCACGATCGACCTGAGCAGCGTGGCGCTCCAGACACCGCCGCCAGTTCGCTACGAGACGTCCCACTCGTTCGTCGCTCGGCTCTTCGGGCTGAAGCATCGCGTCGCCGCCCCATCCTCGCCGGCGCCCGCAGCGAACGTGCCGGCCGCCGATTACTGA
- a CDS encoding CHAT domain-containing protein — MLLDAAINVFVKPSTTGRGYVLRTDDEAESLGTLHFDREQHDPNKLTTLDPYEYGLNDPDLSRIGPHRQVNLYLPNDPVACLDWERLSPGNVVRRIRGVPGTWAEPVHAPLRVGVLSTQRHRPSLEAAELVKEFLPPEGVELEWLDALDWPALRRALEGGRFDVVHLMLDAALKKDMPCVLIGGTSVSLRDVVHAIATRSTRFAILDDDAEDRTESMAPLRWGAQSLPPSSHTSLLLRSGGSPSGTEAAVGEVYRGLFRDETLTVAAPALANGTESIIGSSDREPGLELAQATELADRRIFQLAADIKRYDPDASIATNVQTAVMEPKTCYGELLLKEDTGEALKTALREIESQHAHEADASDKRYPVVSFYHPGGVAVLPSETLWKKDTLELHFWLDVVPGGILSRSMPAPSIVSRLPYPLDFDVLVWSEHVRFTRDSAPLRLHATGPTEHAVFPVEALPDAPGRAIVFLFMMYDTALVGAFRIDVAVNTQPPFGEDAQTLEYAYLSNEWFNFEEAPGTSALTIFVDKRPEGLSIFGLAPKQRPWYALSVTESDLYAQDKGFYRALQLLAHEAEAAERNDTSFTIAAHGTKLAQLGREMFGLLFYQAITTDLIKFHENCVEPLPDGSALTIALSKNCEAVTVPWGLLYDMPPPVDYFDASTLRGFWGYRFNLTVRPHVARSGSASAMLPVRMGSAWLIHTETKRLAEALQPMVDANQLRIEPMQVVDHALPDLATGNYDLIQFYCHGYTKIPNLFSPEETNRLRETYQRDATQEDRPFLMVSASAMDSLIEMAGGTVTLTELAYGLKDELRKAPIILLSMCGSAQFTSSGTGFVPLFLRRGARAVIGTEGPTLWTLAREMDTEIIRRLLAGQTIGRAFYETRREFARTHALALIYTLYGDAEAKLVA; from the coding sequence ATGCTATTGGACGCCGCTATCAACGTTTTCGTCAAGCCTTCAACTACGGGCCGCGGTTACGTCCTCCGGACCGACGACGAAGCGGAATCTCTCGGCACCTTACATTTCGATCGAGAGCAGCATGATCCAAACAAGCTCACGACGCTGGACCCATACGAGTATGGTCTGAACGATCCGGATCTCTCCCGAATCGGTCCCCACCGGCAAGTCAATCTCTACCTGCCAAACGACCCGGTGGCATGCCTTGACTGGGAACGGCTCAGTCCAGGCAACGTCGTTCGCCGAATACGCGGTGTACCGGGGACCTGGGCCGAGCCGGTCCATGCGCCTCTTCGGGTGGGCGTCCTGTCGACTCAGCGCCATCGGCCGAGTTTAGAGGCAGCGGAGCTCGTCAAGGAGTTTCTCCCGCCCGAAGGCGTCGAACTGGAATGGTTGGACGCCTTGGACTGGCCCGCCCTCCGCCGCGCCCTCGAGGGAGGACGTTTCGACGTCGTCCACCTCATGCTCGACGCTGCGCTCAAAAAGGACATGCCGTGCGTGCTCATCGGCGGCACGAGCGTTTCGTTACGGGACGTCGTGCACGCGATCGCGACTCGCAGCACGCGGTTCGCGATTCTCGACGACGACGCGGAGGACCGCACCGAGTCGATGGCGCCGCTGCGCTGGGGGGCACAAAGCTTACCCCCCAGCTCCCACACCTCGCTCCTGCTACGATCGGGCGGCTCGCCGTCCGGGACCGAAGCTGCTGTCGGCGAGGTCTACCGCGGGTTGTTCCGTGACGAGACGCTTACCGTTGCAGCACCCGCGCTTGCGAATGGGACGGAGAGCATCATCGGGTCGAGCGACAGAGAACCCGGTCTCGAGCTCGCCCAAGCCACCGAACTCGCTGACCGGCGAATCTTCCAGCTTGCCGCGGACATCAAGCGCTACGACCCCGATGCCTCTATTGCAACGAATGTCCAGACAGCCGTAATGGAGCCGAAGACGTGTTACGGCGAGCTACTACTGAAAGAAGACACCGGTGAGGCTCTGAAGACCGCTCTCCGCGAGATCGAGAGCCAGCACGCGCACGAGGCGGACGCGTCCGACAAGCGCTATCCCGTCGTTTCGTTCTACCACCCCGGCGGCGTCGCGGTGCTTCCGTCGGAGACGCTCTGGAAAAAAGACACACTGGAACTGCATTTCTGGCTCGACGTGGTGCCGGGCGGAATTCTTTCACGTTCGATGCCGGCGCCCTCGATAGTCTCCCGCCTTCCGTATCCTCTTGACTTCGACGTTCTGGTCTGGTCCGAGCACGTCCGCTTCACGAGAGACAGCGCGCCGCTGAGGTTGCACGCAACCGGTCCGACGGAGCACGCGGTGTTTCCCGTCGAGGCGCTTCCCGACGCGCCCGGCCGAGCCATCGTCTTCCTATTCATGATGTACGACACCGCGCTTGTAGGAGCGTTCAGAATCGACGTCGCCGTGAACACGCAGCCCCCATTCGGCGAGGACGCGCAGACGCTGGAATACGCCTACCTTTCGAACGAGTGGTTCAACTTCGAAGAGGCGCCCGGAACCAGCGCGCTGACGATTTTCGTCGATAAACGGCCCGAAGGGCTCTCGATCTTCGGTCTTGCGCCGAAACAGCGACCGTGGTATGCGCTTTCGGTGACCGAGTCAGACCTGTACGCACAGGATAAAGGGTTCTATAGAGCACTGCAGCTGCTCGCGCACGAAGCCGAAGCCGCGGAGCGAAATGATACTTCGTTCACCATCGCCGCTCATGGCACGAAGCTGGCGCAACTTGGGCGCGAGATGTTTGGTCTGCTGTTCTATCAAGCAATCACTACCGACTTAATCAAGTTCCACGAGAACTGCGTTGAACCGCTCCCCGACGGTTCGGCGCTGACGATCGCGCTAAGCAAGAATTGCGAGGCCGTCACCGTTCCGTGGGGCTTGCTGTACGATATGCCACCGCCGGTGGACTACTTTGACGCGTCAACGCTGCGCGGTTTCTGGGGGTACCGCTTTAACTTGACCGTTCGACCGCACGTGGCGCGCAGCGGCAGCGCGTCGGCGATGCTGCCGGTGCGAATGGGGTCCGCCTGGCTGATACATACGGAAACCAAGCGTCTGGCGGAGGCGCTGCAGCCGATGGTCGACGCGAATCAGCTTCGTATCGAGCCAATGCAGGTCGTCGACCATGCGCTCCCGGACCTGGCGACGGGGAACTACGACTTGATCCAGTTCTACTGCCACGGGTACACGAAGATCCCGAACCTCTTCTCGCCCGAGGAAACGAATCGACTGCGAGAAACCTATCAGCGCGACGCGACCCAGGAGGATCGGCCGTTTCTGATGGTGTCAGCGAGCGCGATGGACTCGCTCATCGAGATGGCAGGCGGCACCGTCACTCTCACGGAGCTCGCGTACGGGCTCAAGGACGAGCTTCGCAAGGCGCCGATCATCCTGCTCAGCATGTGTGGGTCGGCGCAGTTCACCTCGTCCGGAACCGGTTTCGTCCCGCTCTTCCTTCGGCGCGGCGCGCGCGCCGTCATCGGCACTGAGGGCCCCACACTGTGGACGCTCGCGCGAGAGATGGATACCGAGATCATTCGGCGGCTGCTCGCGGGACAGACGATCGGACGAGCGTTTTACGAGACGCGTCGGGAGTTTGCGCGGACACATGCACTCGCACTGATCTACACGCTGTACGGAGACGCCGAGGCGAAACTGGTCGCTTGA
- a CDS encoding glucose 1-dehydrogenase, protein MAEGRLAGKTILITGGASGIGLATAQRALAHGAHVAIGDVDMAAGERAARETPGLHFVRLDVTSDSSWANALEDVRTRFRALDGVVNSAGIFLIGDVESVSFDDWQRTMSVNVDGVFLGCRHAVGAMKARGGSIVNMSSVSGIVGGHNVVAYNASKGAVRMLTKSVALHCARKGYGIRCNSVHPTFVDTPMFRDTVAAARDPEHIRKALLAQVPLGRPAEPREIADLIVYLLSDESAFVTGAELVIDGGLTAQ, encoded by the coding sequence ATGGCTGAGGGCCGGCTGGCCGGCAAGACGATCCTGATTACGGGCGGCGCGAGCGGGATCGGGCTCGCGACCGCGCAGCGCGCGCTGGCGCACGGCGCGCACGTCGCGATCGGCGACGTCGACATGGCGGCCGGCGAGCGCGCGGCGCGCGAGACGCCGGGCCTGCACTTCGTGCGGCTCGACGTCACCAGCGATTCGAGCTGGGCCAACGCGCTGGAGGACGTGCGCACCCGCTTCCGCGCGCTCGACGGCGTCGTCAACAGCGCCGGCATCTTCCTGATCGGCGACGTCGAGAGCGTCTCGTTCGACGACTGGCAGCGCACGATGTCGGTCAACGTCGACGGCGTCTTCCTCGGCTGCCGCCACGCGGTCGGCGCGATGAAAGCGCGCGGCGGCTCGATCGTCAACATGTCCTCGGTGAGCGGAATCGTCGGCGGCCACAACGTGGTCGCGTACAACGCCTCGAAAGGCGCGGTGCGGATGCTGACCAAGTCGGTCGCGCTGCACTGCGCGCGCAAAGGCTACGGGATCCGCTGCAACTCCGTGCACCCGACGTTCGTCGACACGCCGATGTTCCGCGACACGGTCGCCGCCGCCCGCGATCCCGAGCACATTCGCAAAGCGCTGCTGGCGCAGGTCCCGCTCGGGCGCCCCGCGGAGCCGCGCGAGATCGCCGACCTGATCGTCTATCTGCTCTCCGACGAGTCGGCCTTCGTCACCGGCGCCGAGCTCGTGATCGACGGCGGCCTAACCGCTCAGTAA
- a CDS encoding NADP-dependent oxidoreductase, translating into MDTTIVNRVFRLAARPVGMPKRSDWNFTTEPVAEPADGQVLVETQYLSLDPAMRGWMNEGRSYVPPVGIGEVMRAFGAGRVVTSRHPDFAPGDYVTGALGMQEYAVLDGKALTKVDTNAAPLTTWCSALGMTGLTAYFGLLDVGKPEPGQTVVVSGAAGAVGMVVGQIAKVKGCRAVGIAGGAEKCRYVTGELGFDAAIDYKTENVTKALREHCPRGIDVYFDNVGGEILDAALVNLARRARVVICGAISQYNSTAGVQGPKNYMMLLVTRSRMEGFVILDYAARYAEAAREMAGWMKDGKLVSRCDVVSGLETFPETLLRLFSGENLGKLILKVRDDG; encoded by the coding sequence ATGGACACCACGATAGTGAACCGCGTCTTCCGGCTCGCCGCGCGCCCGGTCGGCATGCCGAAGCGCAGCGATTGGAACTTCACTACCGAACCGGTCGCCGAACCGGCTGACGGACAGGTGCTGGTCGAGACGCAGTACCTCTCGCTCGACCCGGCGATGCGCGGGTGGATGAACGAAGGGCGCTCGTACGTCCCGCCGGTGGGGATCGGAGAGGTGATGCGGGCGTTCGGCGCGGGTCGCGTCGTTACCAGCCGTCATCCGGATTTCGCGCCCGGCGACTACGTCACCGGCGCGCTCGGGATGCAAGAGTACGCCGTGCTCGACGGCAAGGCGCTGACGAAGGTCGACACGAACGCCGCGCCGCTCACCACCTGGTGCAGCGCGCTCGGGATGACGGGGTTGACGGCGTATTTCGGATTGCTCGACGTCGGCAAGCCCGAACCGGGGCAGACCGTCGTCGTCTCCGGCGCGGCGGGCGCGGTCGGCATGGTCGTCGGACAGATCGCGAAGGTCAAAGGCTGCCGCGCGGTCGGGATCGCGGGCGGCGCCGAAAAGTGCCGCTACGTCACGGGCGAGCTCGGCTTCGACGCGGCGATCGACTACAAGACCGAGAACGTGACCAAGGCGCTGCGCGAGCACTGCCCGCGCGGGATCGACGTCTACTTCGACAACGTCGGCGGCGAGATACTCGACGCGGCGCTGGTGAACCTCGCCCGCCGCGCGCGCGTGGTGATCTGCGGGGCGATCTCGCAGTACAACAGTACCGCCGGCGTGCAGGGGCCGAAGAACTACATGATGCTGCTGGTCACCCGCTCGCGCATGGAAGGGTTCGTGATCCTCGACTATGCCGCGCGCTACGCCGAGGCGGCCCGCGAGATGGCGGGCTGGATGAAGGACGGCAAGCTGGTCTCGCGCTGCGACGTCGTGAGCGGCCTGGAGACGTTCCCCGAGACGCTGCTGCGGTTGTTCAGCGGCGAGAACCTCGGCAAGCTGATCCTCAAAGTCCGCGACGATGGCTGA
- a CDS encoding oligopeptide transporter, OPT family, with protein MTTRAESVPLAGDKRVELTVRGVLLGGLITLLFTAANVYLGLKVGLTFASSIPAAVISMAVLRWVRGTTIWENNIVQTVASAAGTLSSIIFVLPGLVMIGWWTGFPFWESFGICVVGGILGVMYSVPLRRAMVTGSDLPYPEGVAAAEVLEVGAGAAAGGEANAAAVAENEAGFVVLVWSSIVSLAFAAIITTKLFAGDVARYGRVGVSAVTGFDVGLSLALVGVGHLVGVTVGVAMLAGIVLAWGVFVPVLSSFHPATSDVASLAGTVFRKEVRFVGAGAIGVAALWSLGRLAGPVVRGVLASLAASRARRVGAGDTLPITERDIPFNQVLLISGICLIPLAVLLAAFLNGTPLAGAAIPLVIGALVYVVVAGLIVAAVCGYMAGLIGSSNSPVSGLAILTVLGAALLLLAVAHPNDPNAAKALVAYALFVTAVILNVATISNDNLQDLKTGQLVGATPWRQQLALVFGVIFGAIVIPPVLDQLNHAYGFTGSPIHGITAQPLAAPQATLISALANGVITGQLPWNLIAIGAAVGVAIVVVDELLRLFTRYRFPPLACALGIYLPMAVTVMVVVGAFAGKAYNNWVAGKPNGDVAQRLGVLLASGLIVGESLWGVLYSAIIVASKKDEPLGLPFIGPSFQLAGELLGAIVFIAVVIVLYRWVGGTARRLV; from the coding sequence TTGACGACCCGCGCCGAAAGCGTCCCCCTCGCGGGCGACAAGCGCGTCGAGCTCACCGTCCGCGGGGTTCTGCTCGGCGGTCTGATCACGCTGCTCTTCACCGCCGCGAACGTCTATCTCGGTTTGAAAGTAGGGCTGACGTTCGCCTCGTCGATTCCGGCGGCCGTCATCTCGATGGCGGTCCTGCGCTGGGTGCGCGGAACGACGATTTGGGAGAACAACATCGTTCAAACGGTCGCTTCGGCGGCGGGCACGCTCTCTTCGATCATCTTCGTGCTTCCGGGGCTGGTGATGATCGGTTGGTGGACCGGGTTTCCGTTCTGGGAGTCGTTCGGAATCTGTGTGGTCGGCGGAATCCTCGGCGTGATGTACAGCGTCCCGCTGCGGCGCGCGATGGTGACCGGCAGCGATCTGCCCTATCCCGAAGGCGTCGCGGCCGCGGAAGTGCTGGAAGTCGGCGCGGGCGCGGCGGCCGGCGGCGAAGCGAACGCGGCCGCGGTTGCCGAGAACGAAGCGGGGTTCGTCGTCCTGGTGTGGAGTTCCATCGTCAGCTTGGCGTTCGCGGCGATCATCACGACGAAGCTCTTCGCCGGCGACGTCGCGCGCTACGGACGGGTCGGCGTCTCGGCGGTGACCGGCTTCGACGTCGGCCTCTCGCTCGCGCTGGTCGGCGTCGGCCATCTCGTCGGCGTCACCGTGGGCGTCGCGATGTTGGCCGGCATCGTGCTCGCCTGGGGCGTGTTCGTTCCGGTTCTATCGTCCTTCCATCCGGCGACCTCTGACGTCGCTTCGCTGGCGGGAACGGTCTTTCGCAAAGAGGTGCGGTTTGTCGGCGCCGGCGCGATCGGTGTCGCGGCACTGTGGTCGTTGGGCCGGCTCGCCGGACCCGTCGTGCGCGGCGTCCTCGCCTCGCTCGCCGCCTCGCGCGCACGCCGCGTCGGCGCCGGCGACACGCTGCCGATAACGGAGCGCGACATACCATTCAACCAAGTACTGCTCATCAGCGGAATTTGCTTGATCCCACTTGCGGTGCTGCTCGCCGCCTTCCTGAACGGCACGCCGCTGGCGGGCGCGGCGATCCCGCTGGTGATCGGCGCGCTCGTCTACGTCGTCGTCGCGGGGCTCATCGTCGCCGCCGTCTGCGGCTACATGGCGGGGCTCATCGGTTCGTCGAACTCCCCGGTCTCGGGGCTGGCGATCCTGACCGTGCTCGGCGCGGCGCTGCTGCTCCTCGCCGTTGCACATCCGAACGATCCGAACGCCGCGAAGGCGCTCGTCGCGTACGCGCTGTTCGTAACCGCCGTTATCCTCAACGTCGCGACGATCTCGAACGACAACTTGCAAGATCTCAAGACGGGCCAGCTGGTCGGCGCAACGCCCTGGCGGCAACAGCTGGCGCTCGTCTTCGGCGTGATCTTCGGCGCGATCGTCATTCCGCCGGTTCTCGATCAGCTCAACCACGCCTACGGCTTCACCGGCTCGCCGATCCACGGCATCACCGCGCAGCCGCTGGCCGCGCCGCAGGCGACGCTGATCTCCGCGCTGGCGAACGGCGTGATCACCGGCCAGCTCCCGTGGAACCTCATCGCCATCGGCGCGGCGGTCGGCGTGGCAATCGTCGTCGTCGACGAGCTGTTGCGGCTCTTCACGCGCTACCGCTTCCCGCCGCTCGCATGCGCGCTCGGAATCTACCTCCCGATGGCCGTCACGGTCATGGTCGTCGTCGGCGCGTTCGCCGGCAAAGCGTACAACAACTGGGTCGCCGGGAAACCGAACGGCGACGTCGCGCAGCGGCTCGGCGTGTTGCTAGCATCCGGGCTCATCGTCGGTGAAAGCTTGTGGGGCGTGCTGTACTCCGCCATCATCGTCGCCTCGAAGAAGGACGAACCGCTCGGCCTGCCGTTCATTGGGCCGTCGTTCCAGTTGGCCGGAGAGTTGCTGGGCGCGATCGTTTTCATCGCCGTCGTCATCGTCTTGTATCGCTGGGTCGGCGGGACAGCGCGGCGGCTGGTCTGA